One genomic segment of Desulfocapsa sulfexigens DSM 10523 includes these proteins:
- a CDS encoding ABC transporter ATP-binding protein, with protein sequence MAVVVAKQLEKTYMAGDIPVKAIQGVTFTIEPASFVSFVGPSGSGKSTLLNMIGCLDPPTKGALSVVGKDISSFNRQEAARFRGEHIGFVFQDFNLIPVLTVFENVEYPLLMVLNWPKKKRKERVLELLEAVGMKEQAHKFPSQISGGQKQRVAVARALVTNASLVLADEPTANLDRTTANHVIELMKKMRDEFGTSFVFSTHDPKVVGNAETIFTLEDGKLLQGKGGDHV encoded by the coding sequence ATGGCAGTGGTTGTAGCAAAACAGCTGGAAAAGACCTATATGGCGGGAGACATTCCTGTGAAGGCAATCCAGGGGGTGACTTTCACTATCGAGCCGGCATCTTTTGTCTCGTTTGTCGGGCCTTCGGGTAGTGGTAAATCCACCCTGTTGAATATGATAGGGTGTCTAGATCCCCCAACGAAGGGTGCTCTGTCCGTGGTTGGAAAAGACATAAGCAGCTTCAATCGCCAGGAGGCGGCACGGTTTAGAGGAGAGCATATCGGGTTCGTCTTTCAGGATTTTAACCTGATTCCGGTACTTACCGTCTTTGAAAATGTTGAATATCCCCTACTGATGGTTTTGAACTGGCCAAAGAAGAAAAGAAAGGAACGCGTGCTGGAGCTTCTTGAGGCTGTTGGTATGAAGGAGCAGGCGCATAAGTTTCCAAGCCAGATTTCCGGAGGCCAAAAGCAGCGGGTTGCTGTTGCCAGGGCCCTTGTGACCAACGCCAGTCTTGTGCTGGCCGATGAGCCAACGGCCAACCTTGATCGAACCACTGCAAATCATGTGATTGAACTCATGAAAAAAATGCGTGATGAATTTGGGACGAGTTTTGTCTTTTCCACTCATGATCCAAAGGTTGTGGGGAATGCAGAAACGATCTTTACCCTTGAAGATGGAAAGCTGCTGCAAGGCAAAGGAGGAGATCATGTTTAA
- a CDS encoding ABC transporter permease, protein MFNVLKLALRNLRRYMRRTMLTSTLITLGVVAVLLFVAISGSFKSMMIGQITDSMLGHLQVHRKGYMASIDSLPLDKNLSGKQINKVKENLDQNSNVEAYSMRLKLGAMFSNYTETTNIRLNAVNPKQELKTVPMLEKRIIEGKKDGLIERGEILVPELIAKGMKVQVGDSIVLVATNKEGSVNGQPFVVRGILEGISGPGGRDGVIHIEDARSLLRMEDKEVSEIAIRLRTIQSLEAVFASLNDTLGSIKNKMDQPVFDVHTWEKLSPFFNIARMIDLMTLFIKIMLVAIVLVSIMNVMIMAVYERINEIGTIAAIGTAPNKILSLFIMEGFLLGLLGTLVGVVISLGSIYAMNIFQISFDFGRQKGLLLSPTIGTSEVITVSVIVVAISVLASLQPAWKAAKMDPITALRHV, encoded by the coding sequence ATGTTTAATGTATTGAAACTTGCCCTGCGTAATCTCAGGCGCTATATGAGACGAACCATGCTTACTTCTACTCTTATCACTCTGGGGGTAGTGGCGGTGTTACTCTTTGTCGCTATCTCCGGTTCTTTTAAAAGTATGATGATAGGACAGATCACGGATTCCATGCTCGGTCATCTGCAGGTGCATCGGAAGGGATATATGGCATCCATCGACAGCCTTCCGCTCGACAAAAACCTTAGTGGTAAACAGATTAACAAGGTCAAAGAAAACCTGGATCAGAATAGTAATGTCGAAGCGTACTCCATGCGGCTCAAGCTTGGGGCTATGTTCAGTAATTATACCGAAACCACCAATATTCGCCTTAACGCTGTCAACCCGAAGCAGGAGCTGAAAACGGTTCCCATGCTTGAGAAACGGATCATCGAAGGGAAGAAGGATGGGCTCATAGAAAGGGGTGAAATCCTGGTTCCCGAACTGATTGCCAAGGGAATGAAAGTGCAGGTGGGTGACTCAATTGTGCTGGTGGCCACAAATAAGGAAGGATCGGTGAACGGTCAGCCCTTTGTGGTTCGAGGTATTCTGGAAGGGATTTCCGGGCCAGGTGGGCGTGATGGTGTTATCCATATTGAGGATGCCAGAAGTCTCCTGCGCATGGAGGATAAAGAGGTCAGCGAAATTGCCATTCGCCTGAGAACGATTCAGTCTCTGGAAGCTGTTTTTGCCAGCCTGAACGATACGCTCGGGTCGATAAAAAACAAAATGGATCAACCTGTGTTTGATGTTCATACCTGGGAGAAGCTTTCACCTTTTTTCAATATTGCCCGTATGATTGATCTTATGACACTGTTTATTAAGATAATGCTGGTGGCCATTGTTCTGGTGAGTATCATGAATGTGATGATAATGGCCGTATATGAACGTATTAATGAAATCGGAACCATTGCGGCCATTGGCACTGCTCCCAATAAAATCCTTTCCCTGTTTATCATGGAAGGTTTTCTGCTGGGCTTGCTCGGGACGCTTGTTGGTGTTGTTATCAGTCTGGGGTCCATTTATGCCATGAATATCTTTCAGATCAGTTTTGACTTTGGTCGACAGAAAGGTCTGCTTCTATCACCTACCATAGGGACTTCAGAGGTGATCACAGTTTCAGTTATTGTTGTTGCTATCTCGGTGCTTGCCAGCTTGCAGCCTGCCTGGAAAGCTGCGAAGATGGATCCGATAACAGCTCTGCGTCATGTTTGA
- a CDS encoding outer membrane lipoprotein-sorting protein, with product MHRILQRIICSVVVVFLHTGTAFALDGNEILRQVDANMQPQSYEMYRKLINVEPDGKKKEFVLYTVKTGQDKMVALFISPASEEGRATLRLGDNMWLYIPNVGKPLRITSLQSVIGGIFNNSDILRLDYSVEYDATGISEQEKTYQLDLKAKSPSVAYDHLKMTVDKESLLPLDIECYAVSGMLIKTLHYSKIQDFGDGMVRPSLLETDSPLHKGYRSVMLFAKVEKKEFADEVFTLNYMSRINELRK from the coding sequence ATGCATAGAATATTACAAAGAATAATATGTTCAGTTGTTGTTGTCTTCCTTCACACAGGAACAGCGTTTGCCCTCGATGGAAACGAGATTCTTCGTCAGGTCGATGCCAACATGCAGCCTCAATCCTACGAAATGTATCGGAAACTGATTAACGTCGAGCCCGATGGGAAAAAAAAGGAATTTGTTCTCTATACCGTAAAAACCGGACAGGATAAAATGGTTGCTCTCTTTATCTCACCCGCCAGCGAAGAGGGAAGGGCTACTCTGCGTCTTGGGGATAATATGTGGCTCTATATTCCCAATGTCGGAAAACCTCTACGTATCACCAGTCTCCAGTCGGTTATCGGAGGCATTTTTAATAACTCCGACATTCTGCGCCTCGATTACAGCGTCGAGTATGATGCAACGGGTATCAGTGAACAGGAAAAAACCTATCAGCTGGATCTTAAGGCCAAATCACCATCCGTTGCCTACGATCATTTAAAGATGACGGTTGATAAGGAGTCTTTGCTGCCTTTGGATATCGAGTGTTATGCGGTGAGCGGAATGCTTATTAAAACTCTGCACTATTCAAAGATACAGGATTTTGGTGATGGTATGGTGCGGCCGTCACTCCTTGAAACAGACAGTCCTCTACATAAGGGCTATCGGTCGGTGATGCTCTTTGCCAAGGTAGAGAAAAAAGAATTTGCCGATGAAGTCTTTACCTTGAATTATATGTCTCGGATTAATGAATTACGAAAGTAA
- a CDS encoding MORN repeat-containing protein — MRGTFVTPQGSKYVGDWENGKKNGDGTLTSPDGYRYVGTFSNDRPDGLGILTFADGRKYQGEFRDDKPHGQGILTLQNGARQEGTFRDGIYVNGQN, encoded by the coding sequence TTGAGGGGGACATTTGTCACGCCCCAAGGAAGTAAATACGTTGGAGACTGGGAAAACGGCAAGAAAAACGGAGATGGCACCCTGACATCTCCAGATGGCTATCGGTATGTCGGCACCTTCAGCAATGACCGACCAGATGGGTTGGGGATATTGACTTTTGCTGATGGTAGAAAGTATCAGGGTGAGTTCAGGGATGACAAGCCACACGGCCAAGGCATTTTAACCCTGCAGAACGGAGCCAGGCAAGAAGGTACATTCAGAGACGGTATATACGTAAATGGCCAGAACTGA